The proteins below are encoded in one region of Dioscorea cayenensis subsp. rotundata cultivar TDr96_F1 chromosome 18, TDr96_F1_v2_PseudoChromosome.rev07_lg8_w22 25.fasta, whole genome shotgun sequence:
- the LOC120282033 gene encoding uncharacterized oxidoreductase SA2266 isoform X2 yields the protein MCLLEAKLGDSKMRPMCSSSAASKGIAAIVGVGPRLGRSIARKFAHEGYTVAILSRDLGKLSGYAEEIAREAMAQVFAIRIDCASTQSVREAFEGVLSLGYVEVLVYNACAPTSINPLRFSDVSVDSFQTSLAVSAVGAFQCSQLVIPGMVERGKGTIIFTGSSASVNASAGFYELSCAKFALRGLAQCLAKEYQAFGVHVAHVIVDGLTGDSRTSKENQNQNGMDPDAIAQTYWHLHIQDKRAWTHEIDIRPATS from the exons ATGTGTCTACTTGAAGCAAAGCTG GGAGACAGTAAGATGCGCCCAATGTGTTCCAGCTCGGCGGCGTCTAAAGGTATCGCTGCCATCGTTGGCGTTGGTCCTCGGCTTGGCCGCTCCATCGCTCGCAAGTTCGCCCATGAAGGCTACACTGTTGCCATTCTCTCCAGAGATTTAG GGAAGCTATCTGGATATGCAGAGGAGATAGCAAGGGAGGCAATGGCACAGGTGTTTGCAATCCGGATCGACTGCGCCTCGACACAGTCGGTGCGTGAGGCGTTTGAGGGCGTGCTTTCTCTCGGCTATGTGGAGGTGCTGGTCTACAATGCATGTGCCCCTACATCCATTAATCCTTTGCGTTTCTCCGATGTCTCTGTTGATTCCTTTCAGACTTCTCTCGCCGTCTCCGCTGTTGGCGCATTTCAGTGCTCCCAACTG GTGATACCGGGTATGGTGGAGAGAGGGAAGGGAACAATAATTTTCACAGGTTCATCAGCTTCAGTTAATGCTTCTGCAGGCTTCTACGAACTAA GTTGCGCGAAATTTGCTCTGCGAGGACTCGCGCAATGTCTGGCCAAGGAATATCAAGCTTTCGGTGTTCATGTAGCGCACGTCATCGTCGACGGCCTCACTGGAGATTCAAG AACATCAAAGGAAAACCAGAACCAAAATGGTATGGACCCGGACGCGATCGCGCAGACATACTGGCACTTGCACATCCAAGATAAACGCGCGTGGACGCATGAGATCGACATACGTCCGGCGACCTCCTGA
- the LOC120282033 gene encoding uncharacterized oxidoreductase SA2266 isoform X1: MRPGILHHSRYLYHHGMVLSGISFWGRTLRCVLEDVVKTVKGQRGLLLNGRSIHDPCVYLKQSCKMRPMCSSSAASKGIAAIVGVGPRLGRSIARKFAHEGYTVAILSRDLGKLSGYAEEIAREAMAQVFAIRIDCASTQSVREAFEGVLSLGYVEVLVYNACAPTSINPLRFSDVSVDSFQTSLAVSAVGAFQCSQLVIPGMVERGKGTIIFTGSSASVNASAGFYELSCAKFALRGLAQCLAKEYQAFGVHVAHVIVDGLTGDSRTSKENQNQNGMDPDAIAQTYWHLHIQDKRAWTHEIDIRPATS, from the exons ATGAGGCCGGGCATTTTACACCACAGCAGATATCTTTATCACCATGGTATGGTTTTATCTGGAATATCATTTTGGGGGAGGACTTTGAGATGCGTGCTTGAGGATGTTGTAAAGACTGTCAAGGGGCAACGTGGACTGCTCCTGAATGGAAGAAGCATCCATGATCCATGTGTCTACTTGAAGCAAAGCTG TAAGATGCGCCCAATGTGTTCCAGCTCGGCGGCGTCTAAAGGTATCGCTGCCATCGTTGGCGTTGGTCCTCGGCTTGGCCGCTCCATCGCTCGCAAGTTCGCCCATGAAGGCTACACTGTTGCCATTCTCTCCAGAGATTTAG GGAAGCTATCTGGATATGCAGAGGAGATAGCAAGGGAGGCAATGGCACAGGTGTTTGCAATCCGGATCGACTGCGCCTCGACACAGTCGGTGCGTGAGGCGTTTGAGGGCGTGCTTTCTCTCGGCTATGTGGAGGTGCTGGTCTACAATGCATGTGCCCCTACATCCATTAATCCTTTGCGTTTCTCCGATGTCTCTGTTGATTCCTTTCAGACTTCTCTCGCCGTCTCCGCTGTTGGCGCATTTCAGTGCTCCCAACTG GTGATACCGGGTATGGTGGAGAGAGGGAAGGGAACAATAATTTTCACAGGTTCATCAGCTTCAGTTAATGCTTCTGCAGGCTTCTACGAACTAA GTTGCGCGAAATTTGCTCTGCGAGGACTCGCGCAATGTCTGGCCAAGGAATATCAAGCTTTCGGTGTTCATGTAGCGCACGTCATCGTCGACGGCCTCACTGGAGATTCAAG AACATCAAAGGAAAACCAGAACCAAAATGGTATGGACCCGGACGCGATCGCGCAGACATACTGGCACTTGCACATCCAAGATAAACGCGCGTGGACGCATGAGATCGACATACGTCCGGCGACCTCCTGA
- the LOC120282033 gene encoding 3-oxoacyl-[acyl-carrier-protein] reductase FabG isoform X3, which produces MRPGILHHSRYLYHHGMVLSGISFWGRTLRCVLEDVVKTVKGQRGLLLNGRSIHDPCVYLKQSCKMRPMCSSSAASKGIAAIVGVGPRLGRSIARKFAHEGYTVAILSRDLGKLSGYAEEIAREAMAQVFAIRIDCASTQSVREAFEGVLSLGYVEVLVYNACAPTSINPLRFSDVSVDSFQTSLAVSAVGAFQCSQLVARNLLCEDSRNVWPRNIKLSVFM; this is translated from the exons ATGAGGCCGGGCATTTTACACCACAGCAGATATCTTTATCACCATGGTATGGTTTTATCTGGAATATCATTTTGGGGGAGGACTTTGAGATGCGTGCTTGAGGATGTTGTAAAGACTGTCAAGGGGCAACGTGGACTGCTCCTGAATGGAAGAAGCATCCATGATCCATGTGTCTACTTGAAGCAAAGCTG TAAGATGCGCCCAATGTGTTCCAGCTCGGCGGCGTCTAAAGGTATCGCTGCCATCGTTGGCGTTGGTCCTCGGCTTGGCCGCTCCATCGCTCGCAAGTTCGCCCATGAAGGCTACACTGTTGCCATTCTCTCCAGAGATTTAG GGAAGCTATCTGGATATGCAGAGGAGATAGCAAGGGAGGCAATGGCACAGGTGTTTGCAATCCGGATCGACTGCGCCTCGACACAGTCGGTGCGTGAGGCGTTTGAGGGCGTGCTTTCTCTCGGCTATGTGGAGGTGCTGGTCTACAATGCATGTGCCCCTACATCCATTAATCCTTTGCGTTTCTCCGATGTCTCTGTTGATTCCTTTCAGACTTCTCTCGCCGTCTCCGCTGTTGGCGCATTTCAGTGCTCCCAACTG GTTGCGCGAAATTTGCTCTGCGAGGACTCGCGCAATGTCTGGCCAAGGAATATCAAGCTTTCGGTGTTCATGTAG